The DNA segment GTCGGTGTCCGAAGCCACCAGCGGGATCTTGGCGTCCTGGCCGACCTTGACCAGCGATTCGTAGGCCGACACCACGTTGTTGTCGGTGTTGGTGTAGATCACGTCCACTTTGCCGATCAGCGAACGGGCGGCGCTGCCCACGTCCACGGAACGGGGGGCGGCGGCTTCCACCAGGGTCAGGCCCAGGGTGGGCAGCAGCTTCTGCAGTTCCTTGACCACGACCACCGAGTTGGCTTCGCCGGGGTTGTAGACCATGCCGATGCGCTTGGCGTTCGGTGCGACCTTCTTGACCAGCTCCATCTGCTTGTCCAGGGCCAGCAGGTCGGACACGCCGGTCACGTTGGTCTTGGACGGTTCCCAGCTGGGCACCAGCTTGGCGGCCACGGGGTCGGTCACGGCGGAGAACACCACGGGCACGGTCTTGCTGGCGGCGACCACGGCCTGGGCCGAGGGGGTGGCGATGGCGACGATGGCATCGGGCTTGTCACCCACGAACTTGCGGGCGATCTGGGCGGCGGTGCCGGTGTTGCCCTGGGCGCTTTGGTACTGCCACTTCAGGCTCTTGCCTTCTTCGTAGCCGGCGGCCTTCAGCGCGTCCTTGACGCCGTCACGCACGGCGTCCAGGGCCGGGTGTTCGACGATGGCAGTCACCGCCACGGACTTTTGCTCGGCCGCTTGTGCGGGGGCGATGGCAGCGATGGCCAGTGCCATTGCACCCAGCGGTGCCCAGGTCAGATGCTTCATGTAGCTATCTCCAGCTTTTGTTGGTTTGGAATGCCTGCTGTGTTTGCGAGAAGGGGCTGCGCAGGACCTTGCTGCTCCTCGGCGGGCAAGTCTAAAGCACGACCGTGCCGAATGGAGTGCGGCGAAACACTGGTTTGTGACGCTTTTCTGACGGCGTGCAGTTTTCCTGCAGGCCACGCTGCGGGTTTGCACTTAGATACAAGGGCTGCGCAAAAAAACACACGAAAAAATGCCCGTGCAGCCATATCTATGCTGTGTCAGAAGCTATGGTTTTTTCTGGTGCAGCCCGGGGTGTGCGGTGCACCAATCTGCTGCAATTTCCCGCAGTTCACGCACTCTTTGATGCCAGGCGCAGCGCGCGTGAGCGATGGTGGTGCGCGCGGAGCCGACCGCTGCTGGAGAAGATGGTCGCCGTGTCCGCCCCGGCTTTTTTGCACTCAGACAAATGAGACGCTGACTTTCACTGCTTGCTGGTGGGCAAATACCAGTCACCCCATCAGCAAAGGCCGCAGGGCATGCGCAGGGAAACAGGCATGGAACGGTGGCCTTTGCTGATGCGCCGCCTGTCCATCCGGGACTTGATGGCAGGCAGCATATTGTGTAGGTGGCGTTCGGGGGCATCGAGTTCCCCGGGCGCGATGATAAACGGCCGCCATGGGCTGGCCGCCGCAGCCGTGCGCCGCTTCAGCGGTGCAGCTCGTATTCCAGCGCCCAGAAGTAGTCCCAGACATGGTGTTGACTGCGGTAGGCCCAGGGGGCCACGGCGGCCAGCAACTGCTCGCGGCTGGGGAAGTTCTTCAGCACCCGGTGCACCGATCCATCGGCCAGCGGGCGCAGCTGGTAGCTGTTGCCGGCTGCGTCGCGCTCGGCAATCGGGGTGTTGCTGCCGGGCACATACCGGTTGTCCATGAAGACCACGCGCGCGCCGGGTTGCAGCACCGCGTGCAGGCTCTGCAAAAAGGCGGGAATGCGCTCCAGCGGAATGTGCGACCACCAGAAACCGGCCAAGGCCGCCTCAAAGGGCAGGCCGCTGGCATCGTGCGCGGGTGGCTGGTAGGCATCGCCGATCTGCAGCTGCACCTGCGGAAAGCGTGCCGCTGGCATGCGCGTGCGGGCGATCTGCAGGGTCTCGGTGGCGCTGTCGATGCCCAGCACACGGGTGGCGTGGGGCGCGTAGAACGGTGTCCAGTAACCGGTGCCGCAGGCGATCTCCAGCACCGAGCGGCCGCTGAACACGCCGGGCAGCCAGGCTTCCATCTGGCGCAGATCGGCCTGGCGCTCAGGCTTGCGGTAGATCTGGTCGTATTCGCCGGCGCGGGCGGCGTAGTAGTCCTGCATGCCTTCCTCCTTCTGGTTGATTCTGGTGCATCCCTCCCGCACGCGCCACCCAGCGTGTTGCGTTGCGGTGGATGCCTGATTTCGGGCGAAAAAAAGGCCTGCAGAGCAGGCCGGGTGTGCACAGAGTGCCTGGGGTTTACATCCCCGAGTAGTTGGGGCCGCCGCCGCCTTCGGGCGTGACCCAGACGATGTTCTGTGTCGGGTCCTTGATGTCGCAGGTCTTGCAGTGCACGCAGTTCTGGGCGTTGATCTGCAGGCGCTGGGCATCGCCGCCCTTGTCGGTGTCGGCCACGAATTCGTAGACGCCGGCCGGGCAGTAGCGCGCCTCGGGGCCGGCAAACTTGGCCAGGTTGACGTTGACGGGCACCGAAGCGTCCTTGAGCGTCAGGTGGGCCGGCTGGTCTTCGCTGTGGTTGGTGTTGCTGATGAACACGCTGGACAGGCGGTCAAACGTCAGCTTGCCATCGGGCTTGGGATAGTCGATGGGGGTGCACTCTGCCGCGGGCTTCAGGTACACATGGTCGGGCTTGTCGCGGTGCAGCGTCCAGGGGATGTTGCCCTTCAGGACGAACTGCTCCAGGCCGTTCATGATGGTGGCAGTGGACAGGCCCTTCTTGAACCAGGTCTTGAAGTTGCGGGCCTTCCACAGTTCGTCGTACAGCCAGCTGTTTTCGAAGGCGGTTTCGTAGGCGCTCAGCACATCGCCCTGGCGGCCGGCGGTCACGGCGTCATAGATGGCGTCGGCCGCCATCATGCCGGTCTTGATCGCGGCGTGGCTGCCCTTGATACGGGACACGTTCAGGAAGCCGGCGTCGCAGCCCACCAGCGCGCCACCGGGGAACACGAACTTGGGCAGGCTCAGAATGCCGCCGGCCGTGATGGCGCGGGCGCCATAGGAAATGCGCTTGGCCGGCTTGATGCCCTTGGCCTCATCGCCTTCCAGGTAGTAGCGGATGTTGGGATGGGTCTTCCAGCGCTGCATCTCCTCGAACGGAGACAGGTAGGGGTTGGCATAGTCCAGACCCACCACATAGCCCAGCGTGACCAGGTTGTCTTCCAGGTGGTAGAGGAAGCCGCCGCCATAGGTCTTGTTGTCCATGGGCCAGCCGCCGGTGTGCAGCACCATGCCGGCCTGGTGGCGGGCAGGGTCGATTTCCCACAGTTCCTTGATGCCGATACCGTAGGTTTGCGGGTCCTTGTCGGCATCCAGCTGGTACTTGGCAATCAGTTGCTTGCCCAGGTGGCCGCGTGCGCCTTCGGCGAACACGGTGTACTTGCCGTGCAGCTCCATGCCCAGCTGGAATTCACCAGTGGGCTCGCCATCCTTGCCCACGCCCATGTTGCCGGTGGCCACGCCCTTGATGGAGCCGTCTTCGTTGAACAGCACTTCGGCCGCGGCAAAGCCCGGGAAAATTTCCACGCCCAGGGCCTCGGCCTGGTCGGCCAGCCACTTGCTGAAGAAGCCCAGGCGCACGATGTAGTTGCCTTCGTTGTGGAAGCACTGGGGCAGCAGGAAGTTGGGGGTGCGCAGCGAGCCCTTCTCGCTCAGGAACACCATGGCGTCGGTGGTGACGGGCTGGTTCAGCGGTGCGCCTTTTTCCTTCCAGTCGGGGATCAGCTCGTTCAGTGCCTTGGGGTCCATGATGGCGCCGGACAGCGTGTGCGCACCAGGTTCGGAGCCTTTTTCCAGCACCACGACAGAAATGTCCTGGCCTTTTTCGGCGGCCAGCTGCTTGAGGCGGATGGCGGTCGACAGGCCTGCAGGGCCGCCACCGACCACCACCACGTCGTATTCCATGGCCTCGCGTGGTCCGTACTGGGCCAAGATTTCTTCGTTTGTCATCGGGGTGTCTCGCTTATAAATAGTGAAAATCCGGAGGGCCTGAAGCCGGTGCTGCAGCGCCGCAAATTGCGGCTGATTCTATGCGTGCTGAAGGCATCTCCCAATAACTTGCGCGGCACTTACGGGGAGTCAACCCTGAAATATGACGGCTTGTCGGCATTTTTCTGACACCTTGGTGACGCATGGCGGTGGCAGCCTTGCCGCATTGCGAGGGGTTGCCTGCGCAGGATGCGAAGGTGGCGGGCCGGGGCAGGGGCTGTCCACCGGCTGGCTCAGGGCATGCCGCCATGGGACAAGGTAGCGTCATGCGCGGTGTCCGAAGCCGCACCGCACACCGTGTCGCACGCCGTGGCAGGTTCCCCTCACAAAGAACGGGGAAGGCGAAGACCATTCATTGTCGGCAGTGACTGCAATAGAATGAATAAGAACCATTCTTGTTTGATTTGCAGCGGACCGACCGGCTCCTATATGCCTTCCAGCCTCCCATCTTCTTCGCGGGACATCGCCACCCTGTATCTGGACCACCACAGCTGGTTGCTGGCCTGGCTGCGCCGGAGGCTGTCGAACGCCTGCGACGCCGCGGATCTGACCCAGGACACTTTTGTGCGCATCCTGGGAGCCAGGGAGGTGGCTGCGATCGAGACGCCGCGTGCCTACCTGACGACCGTGGCCAAGGGCGTGCTGGTGAACTGGTACCGGCGCCAGGCACTGGAGCAGGCGTACCTGGAGGCCCTGGCGCTGTTGCCCGAGCCGCAGGCCCCTTCACCTGAGCAACGCGCGCTGGTGCTGGAGACGCTGCAGGAGATCGATGCCATGCTGGACACGCTGGCGCCCGTGGTGCGCCGCACCTTCCTGCTGTCGCAGCTGGAGGGTATGAAATACGAAGACATTGCCCTGCAGCTGGGGGTGTCGCTGACCAGCGTCAAACGCTATATGGCCCAGGCGTTCCGCCAATGCCTGCAACTGGTGGAGTGAACAGGTTCATGGCCGGTGATGCAATGGATGCGCGCATTCTGGACGAGGCGGCCGATTGGCTGGTGCTGTGGCACGACCAGGGAATGACGGAGGCGGAATGCGCGGACTTCGAGCGCTGGCGCGCCCGCAGTCCCGCCCACCGCCAGGCGTGGGCCCGCGCAGAGCTGCTGATGGGGCGGCTGGGTGATCTGCCCCGTGACTGGGCCATGCCGGTTCTGGACCGCCCGGTACGCCATGCCCGCACTTCACGCCGTCAGGTGGTGGCCAAACTGGCAGCCTTGCTGGCCGTGGCACCAACGGCCTGGCTGGGCTGGCAATGGGCGGGGGAGCAGGGCTGGACGGCCGATGTGCGCACCGCCACGGGCGAGCAGCGCCGCGTGACCCTGGCCGATGGCAGCCAGCTGCTGCTGGATACCCATAGCGCCGTGGACATTGTGTTCGATGGCCTCCAGCGTACGGTGCATCTGCGCACAGGGGCGATTGCGGTGGAAACCGCGCCGGACGCCACCGGCCTGCAGCGTCCTTTTGCTGTGCACACCGCCCTGGGGCGGCTGCGGGCATTGGGGACACGTTTCACGGTGCGCCAGGAGGATGCGGTGGTGCACCTGGCGGTGACCGAGGGCGCGGTGGAGGTCACGCTGCACGGAGTGACGGTCCCCCGCACTGTGGTGCCGGTGGGACAGCAGACAGAGCTGACGAAGCAGGGCGTCAGCGCACTGGCGCCGGTGTCGGTACAGCAGCAGTCCTGGGTGCACGGCATGTTGATGGCCGATGCCATGGCGTTGAGCGATGTCTGCGCCGAGCTGTCACGCTACCGCAGCGGCATTTTGCAATGCGCGCCGGAGGTGGCGGGCCTGCGGGTGTCCGGAGCCTATCCACTGACGGATACCGACCGTGCGCTGGCCATGCTGCAAGCAACGTACCCCATCCAGGCGCACCAGCGCTGGCGTGGGCACTGGGTCACGCTGCTGGCGCGTTAGGGCGCGCGGCTTGCAGGGCTGCAGCGGCCTGCACGCCCTGGACAAAAAAATCTGCCCGTCCCCTGAGACTTTTTTTCGGCTCGCTTGGCAAGGGAAGTGAAACCGCTTTTTGCCCTTCACTTTTTTGCCAAGGACCGCTTTTCATGCCCGCATTTCAGGCTTCACGCCCTGTCTTCCACCCTGTTGCCCACGCCGTACGGCTGGTCTTGCTGGGCTGTGCCCTGGCGGCCAGCGCGGCCCAGGCGGCGGCCCCCGTGCCTGCGACCACGCCCATGGCTGCCCAGAGCTACGAGATCCCCGCAGGCCCGCTGGGCCGTGCGCTGGCCGAGGTGGCTGCCGCAGCGGGCGTGGCGCTGTCTTTCGACCCGGCATTGACCCAGGGACTGAGCAGTCCGGGCGTGGCGGGCAGTTTCACGCCCCAGGCGGCTTTGCAGCGCCTGCTGGCGGGCAGCGGCCTGGAGCTGGTGCCGCGCCCTGGCGGCAGCTATACCCTGCAAAAACAGCCGCAGCCGCGCAGCCGCAACCAGGAGGGGGCCACGCTGGCCGAAGTGCGCGTGACGGCGAATGCCGAGCCCAGCGACGCCACGGAAGGCACTGGCAGCTACACCGCCCGGCGGATGCGTACCGCCACGCCCCTGGCGCTGTCGCCGCGCGAGACCCCGCAGGCCGTGTCCGTGGTCACCAGCCAGCAGATTGAAGACCGGGGGCTGGTGTCGCTGGCCGACGCCGTGCAGGCCACCCCCGGCCTGACGGTGAGCAAGTGGGGCGGCGAGCGCTACCGTTTTTCCTCGCGCGGCTTCCAGATCAACAACCTGATGGTCGACGGCTTGCCCATGGAATATGAGGAGGCGGCGCTGTCCACGGGCGCGCTGTCCATGTACGACCGCCTGGAAGCCATGCGCGGCGCGGCCGGCCTGAGCGAGGGGGCGGGGACGCCGGGCGGCTCCATCAACTTGGTGCGCAAACGCCCGACACGCGAATTCCAGGGTTCGGCCACGGTCAGTGCCGGCAGCTGGGATGATTACACCGGTTCGGTGGACCTGGGGGGGCCGTTGAACGAAGCCGGCACGCTGCGCGGGCGTGCCGTGGTCAGCCGCCAGGATCGGCATTCCTTCATTGATGACTACCAGAACCGGCGCACCCTGGCCTACGGCATTCTGGAGGCGGATCTGGCGCCTTCCACCACCGTGAGCCTGGGCGCTTCGTACAGCAACGAGGACAATCCCGGGGTGGACTGGAACGGTCTGGGCACCATGCCCGACGGCAGCTTTCTGCCGATCCGTCGTTCCACGCGCATGAGTCCCAGCTGGTCTTTCTGGGACAAACGCAGCACCACGGTGTTCGCCGATGTGGAGCACCGCCTGGGCAACGGCTGGAAGGCCAAGTTCGCGGCATCGGCCATCGACAGCGAGATGCACATGCTGGGGTCCTATCTGCGTTCGGCCACCATCGACGCCGGCGGCCAGCCGCTGTTCAGTCTGGGTGGTGGCGGTTACGACTATGAGCGCACGCAGCGCAGCTTCGATGCCCAGCTTTCGGGCGCAGTCACCGCCTGGGGCCGCAGCCACGATGTGGTGGTGGGCGCCAGCCACCGGCGCAGCCGCTGGGATGATGTGGGTGGTGGCGCCACCATCGACGGCAGTTTCACCCTGGCGACCTTCAATCCGCTGAACTGGGACCCGCGCAGCGTGTCCCTGCCCACGGTGGGTGCGTACGGCCTGTGGCGGCGCAAGGCCGACATGGAGCAGACCAGCGTCTACGGCATGACCCGCCTGGCCGTGACCGATGCGACCAAGCTGATCCTGGGGTCGCGCCTGGACTGGTATGAGCGCAACCAGGTGCAGTTCGACGGCGACTATCCCTATGGAGAAACGCACCAGAAGGCCAGCCACAAGTTCACGCCGTATGCCGGGGTGGTGCATGCGCTGAGCCCGACCCATGCCGTGTATGGCAGCTGGACACGCATCTTCAATCCGCAAAGCTACAACACGGCCGATGGCGGCACGCTGGCGCCCGAGCAGGGCCGCAATCTGGAGCTGGGCATCAAGGGCGAATACCTGGGCGGCCGCCTGAATGCCAGCGCGGCGCTGTTCCAGATCGATCTGGAAAACCTGCCCGACGCGCTGCCCAGCTCCGCATGCACGGGACAGCTGACCACCTGCTACCAGCCTGCGGGCAAGGTGCGCAGCCGGGGTGTGGAGTTCGAGGTGGCGGGCGAGCTGGCGCGTGGCTGGCAGATGTCTGCCAGCTATACCTATGCTTCGGCCGAGCGGGTGGCCGCCGCCTCGGGCTACGACCCCACGGGAAGCTACAGCGTCGGGTCGCGTTACGCCACCAATATGCCGCGCCATCTGTTCAAGCTGGCCACGAGCTACCAGCTGCCGGGGGCGTTGCACCGTTGGAAGGTTGGTGGTTCGGTCCATGTTCAGGACAGCATCTCCAGCACCTGGAATGTGCGCCAAGGAGGCTATGCCCTGGTCGGCCTGCACGCGGCTTATGCACTCAGCCGCCAGCTGGACCTGAGCCTGAATGTCAACAACCTGTTCGACCGCAGCTATTACTCGGGCATTGGTGCGGACAACGGGCCGAACTTCTTTGGCGACCCGCGCAATGTGATGTTGACGGCACGCTACCGCTTCTGAGCGCGCTGGCTGCGCCGCAGGATCACCTGCTGTGGGTGGTTCTCGGTACTTTGCTGGTTTCAGCAGCCGATGGGGCGTGCGGGCATTCCCTGGGCAGGATGGGGCGGTAAGCGCCTGCGCGGCAGGGGGCGTTGCCGGTTCCGGCGCCAGCGGGCCAGCGCGCAGGGGCCAGGCCCGTCCCGGACAACCCCCTTGGCCACAATAAGATGGCCCTTTTTTCGATCTCGCGTGTCATAGCCTGAGAAGGGGGTATTTGCGCCCCCGTTTTTTCTGTCTGTTTCTCGCTGAGGGATTGCTGCGCCATGTCGCTTGCTTTGACCGCCCGTCCGGGCTTTTCCATGCTCTCGCGCGTGCTGGCCGCCGCGCTGGGGGGCTATGCCGTAGCCAGTGCCGTCGCCGTGCTGTTGGCTGCGGTTTTGCCCGTGGCGCGCGCGGAAGCGGTGCTGGCCGGCATACAGTGGAGTTTTGTTGTCTATGTGGTGGCGGCGATCTGGGCGTTCTCGCCCGTGTCGCTGGCCCGTGTCTGGGGTGTGCTGCTGGCCACCGTGGCACTGCTGGTGCTGGTCAGCTGGGTCTGCGCCCGTGCCGGGACAGGGGGCTGAGATGGCCAAATCACCTTCTACCAGCGGCGTGGGCCGTGGCAGCTTTCGCCAGGCCCAGGCCTGGCTGCACACCTGGTGCGGGCTGTGGGTGTCATGGCTGCTGTTCGCGGTGTTTCTGACCGGCACGCTGGCCGTGTTCGAGGAGCCGATCACCCACTGGATGACCCCCGAGCACCACGCTGAGGAGGCCGCGCAGGCGGCGGATCCGGCGGCTGAAGCCGGGGGCAACCTGTCCCAGCGCCTGGCCTGGGGGCTGGCCTATATGGAACAGCACCATCCCGACGCGGAGATGTGGGAACTGTGGCCGGCCGATGCCGAGGGCGCAGGGCGCCTGAACGTGTACTGGTTCGATGCCGCGCGTGCTTATGCAGAGGCCAGGCTGAACCCTGCCACCGGGGAGCCGCTGGGTGCCGTCGCGCGCACGGCCCGTGACACCCTGGGCGGGCACCATTTTGTGGACTTCCATTACCAGCTGCACGCTGGCAGGGCGGGGCTGTGGGCCGTGGGCATTGCGGCCATGGTGATGCTGGTGGCGCTGGTCAGCGGGGTCATCACGCACCGGCGCATTTTTCAGGATTTCTTCACCTTTCGCCCCCGCAAAGGTCAGCGCAGCTGGCTGGATGCGCACAACGCCACAGGCGTGCTGACGCTGCCGTTCCAACTGATGATTGCCTATACCGGGATCGTGATTTCGGGTCTGAGCTTCATGCCGGCCGGCGTGGTGACCTTCTACGGGGCGGGCAGTGAGGGGGTGCGGGCGCACATGGCGGCGCTGGAGGAGGGGGGCAAGCCCCCACGTTCCGGCCAGGCCATGGCGGTACCCGATCTGGAGCCGTTTGCCCTGCGCGGCCAGCAACTGATGGGCCAGCCGGTGCGGGCCGTGGTGATCAGCCATCCGGGCGATGCCGCAGCGCGCATTGGCGTGTATGGCTGGAACCAGGAGGACAGCATGCGCCAGCGCCTGAGTGCCACCAGCGGCATGGTGATGTTCTCGGCCGCGACGGGCGAGGTGCTGCAGGTGCGGCTGCCCGGTGGGGTGGACGGTGGCGGTGCTTCGCTGGCGCAGTCGGTGCTGGGCGGCCTGCACCGGGTGGAGTTTGGGGGGCTGGCGCTCAAGTGGCTGTACTTTCTGTGTGGCCTGGCGGGCAGCGCCATGGTGGCCACCGGCGCCGTGCTGTTCATGGTCAAGCGCCGTACCAAGCACCTGGGCGAGTTTGGCCGCGCCACCGCCCGCGTGTATGGGCTGATTGAAGGCCTGAATGTGGCGGCCATTGCCGGGCTGGCGCTGGCCTGCATCGGCTACCTGTGGGCGAACCGGCTGGTGCCCGTGGAGCTGGCCCACCGCCATGACTGGGAACTGGCCACGTTCTTTGGCCTGTGGCTGCTGGCGCTGGTGCACGCGCTGTACCGCCCGCCCGCCAGGGCCTGGAACGAGCAATTGGGCGCGCTGGCCGCGCTGTGTCTGCTGCTGCCGCTGCTGAACTGGATGACGGTGGGCGACCAGCTGTGGGCCCAGTTCCTGCGCGCAGACTGGGAAAGCATGGGCGTGGAGCTGGTGGCACTGGCCTGTGGTGGTGTGGCCCTGCTGGCACTGCGCAGGCGCACCCAGCACCGGCCGGTCGCCACAACTCGCAAGGCGGCAGGGGGGGGCGTTGCCGCGGCTGACGTGTCCGTACCTGCATCGGCTACCCGTGCCAAGGAGGCCGCATGAATACCGGACTGGCTTTTCTTCTGTCCTGGGCGCTTGCGCTGGCCGGCATGGCGGCACTGGCGCTGGCGATCGACCGCCACCACGGGCAGCTCCACGGCGACGGAGAGTTGTCCCGCCGGCGTGCCGTGCTGCTGCAGGTGGCGGGGGTGTTGC comes from the Comamonas terrigena NBRC 13299 genome and includes:
- a CDS encoding ABC transporter substrate-binding protein gives rise to the protein MKHLTWAPLGAMALAIAAIAPAQAAEQKSVAVTAIVEHPALDAVRDGVKDALKAAGYEEGKSLKWQYQSAQGNTGTAAQIARKFVGDKPDAIVAIATPSAQAVVAASKTVPVVFSAVTDPVAAKLVPSWEPSKTNVTGVSDLLALDKQMELVKKVAPNAKRIGMVYNPGEANSVVVVKELQKLLPTLGLTLVEAAAPRSVDVGSAARSLIGKVDVIYTNTDNNVVSAYESLVKVGQDAKIPLVASDTDSVKRGAVAAYGINYRDLGEQTGRMVVRILKGEKPGAIKPEVSTKMELFVNPGAAEKQGIKLSDELVKSAAEVVK
- a CDS encoding class I SAM-dependent methyltransferase, translating into MQDYYAARAGEYDQIYRKPERQADLRQMEAWLPGVFSGRSVLEIACGTGYWTPFYAPHATRVLGIDSATETLQIARTRMPAARFPQVQLQIGDAYQPPAHDASGLPFEAALAGFWWSHIPLERIPAFLQSLHAVLQPGARVVFMDNRYVPGSNTPIAERDAAGNSYQLRPLADGSVHRVLKNFPSREQLLAAVAPWAYRSQHHVWDYFWALEYELHR
- a CDS encoding electron transfer flavoprotein-ubiquinone oxidoreductase; the protein is MTNEEILAQYGPREAMEYDVVVVGGGPAGLSTAIRLKQLAAEKGQDISVVVLEKGSEPGAHTLSGAIMDPKALNELIPDWKEKGAPLNQPVTTDAMVFLSEKGSLRTPNFLLPQCFHNEGNYIVRLGFFSKWLADQAEALGVEIFPGFAAAEVLFNEDGSIKGVATGNMGVGKDGEPTGEFQLGMELHGKYTVFAEGARGHLGKQLIAKYQLDADKDPQTYGIGIKELWEIDPARHQAGMVLHTGGWPMDNKTYGGGFLYHLEDNLVTLGYVVGLDYANPYLSPFEEMQRWKTHPNIRYYLEGDEAKGIKPAKRISYGARAITAGGILSLPKFVFPGGALVGCDAGFLNVSRIKGSHAAIKTGMMAADAIYDAVTAGRQGDVLSAYETAFENSWLYDELWKARNFKTWFKKGLSTATIMNGLEQFVLKGNIPWTLHRDKPDHVYLKPAAECTPIDYPKPDGKLTFDRLSSVFISNTNHSEDQPAHLTLKDASVPVNVNLAKFAGPEARYCPAGVYEFVADTDKGGDAQRLQINAQNCVHCKTCDIKDPTQNIVWVTPEGGGGPNYSGM
- a CDS encoding sigma-70 family RNA polymerase sigma factor, with translation MPSSLPSSSRDIATLYLDHHSWLLAWLRRRLSNACDAADLTQDTFVRILGAREVAAIETPRAYLTTVAKGVLVNWYRRQALEQAYLEALALLPEPQAPSPEQRALVLETLQEIDAMLDTLAPVVRRTFLLSQLEGMKYEDIALQLGVSLTSVKRYMAQAFRQCLQLVE
- a CDS encoding FecR domain-containing protein — its product is MAGDAMDARILDEAADWLVLWHDQGMTEAECADFERWRARSPAHRQAWARAELLMGRLGDLPRDWAMPVLDRPVRHARTSRRQVVAKLAALLAVAPTAWLGWQWAGEQGWTADVRTATGEQRRVTLADGSQLLLDTHSAVDIVFDGLQRTVHLRTGAIAVETAPDATGLQRPFAVHTALGRLRALGTRFTVRQEDAVVHLAVTEGAVEVTLHGVTVPRTVVPVGQQTELTKQGVSALAPVSVQQQSWVHGMLMADAMALSDVCAELSRYRSGILQCAPEVAGLRVSGAYPLTDTDRALAMLQATYPIQAHQRWRGHWVTLLAR
- a CDS encoding TonB-dependent siderophore receptor, with the protein product MPAFQASRPVFHPVAHAVRLVLLGCALAASAAQAAAPVPATTPMAAQSYEIPAGPLGRALAEVAAAAGVALSFDPALTQGLSSPGVAGSFTPQAALQRLLAGSGLELVPRPGGSYTLQKQPQPRSRNQEGATLAEVRVTANAEPSDATEGTGSYTARRMRTATPLALSPRETPQAVSVVTSQQIEDRGLVSLADAVQATPGLTVSKWGGERYRFSSRGFQINNLMVDGLPMEYEEAALSTGALSMYDRLEAMRGAAGLSEGAGTPGGSINLVRKRPTREFQGSATVSAGSWDDYTGSVDLGGPLNEAGTLRGRAVVSRQDRHSFIDDYQNRRTLAYGILEADLAPSTTVSLGASYSNEDNPGVDWNGLGTMPDGSFLPIRRSTRMSPSWSFWDKRSTTVFADVEHRLGNGWKAKFAASAIDSEMHMLGSYLRSATIDAGGQPLFSLGGGGYDYERTQRSFDAQLSGAVTAWGRSHDVVVGASHRRSRWDDVGGGATIDGSFTLATFNPLNWDPRSVSLPTVGAYGLWRRKADMEQTSVYGMTRLAVTDATKLILGSRLDWYERNQVQFDGDYPYGETHQKASHKFTPYAGVVHALSPTHAVYGSWTRIFNPQSYNTADGGTLAPEQGRNLELGIKGEYLGGRLNASAALFQIDLENLPDALPSSACTGQLTTCYQPAGKVRSRGVEFEVAGELARGWQMSASYTYASAERVAAASGYDPTGSYSVGSRYATNMPRHLFKLATSYQLPGALHRWKVGGSVHVQDSISSTWNVRQGGYALVGLHAAYALSRQLDLSLNVNNLFDRSYYSGIGADNGPNFFGDPRNVMLTARYRF
- a CDS encoding PepSY-associated TM helix domain-containing protein — encoded protein: MAKSPSTSGVGRGSFRQAQAWLHTWCGLWVSWLLFAVFLTGTLAVFEEPITHWMTPEHHAEEAAQAADPAAEAGGNLSQRLAWGLAYMEQHHPDAEMWELWPADAEGAGRLNVYWFDAARAYAEARLNPATGEPLGAVARTARDTLGGHHFVDFHYQLHAGRAGLWAVGIAAMVMLVALVSGVITHRRIFQDFFTFRPRKGQRSWLDAHNATGVLTLPFQLMIAYTGIVISGLSFMPAGVVTFYGAGSEGVRAHMAALEEGGKPPRSGQAMAVPDLEPFALRGQQLMGQPVRAVVISHPGDAAARIGVYGWNQEDSMRQRLSATSGMVMFSAATGEVLQVRLPGGVDGGGASLAQSVLGGLHRVEFGGLALKWLYFLCGLAGSAMVATGAVLFMVKRRTKHLGEFGRATARVYGLIEGLNVAAIAGLALACIGYLWANRLVPVELAHRHDWELATFFGLWLLALVHALYRPPARAWNEQLGALAALCLLLPLLNWMTVGDQLWAQFLRADWESMGVELVALACGGVALLALRRRTQHRPVATTRKAAGGGVAAADVSVPASATRAKEAA